The following DNA comes from Gemmatimonadota bacterium.
ACACCGAACCTCGAAGCCGCAAAGAAATTTCTCAATTTCGCCGCAACAGCGAAGGCCATGGCCGGTGTTGGTAGCTACATCGCCTACAGCCCCACGCGCCACTCTGCGGAGGCACTGATATCGACACACGCCGAAAAGAATATCGATATGAAACCCCACATGCCCAACAACCCGCAAAATTCCTAGCGCGCCCTGCGAAATGCCTGGGAATGGTGGAGCGTTCACATCGACGAAATGAACGAGCGATTCAGCACCTGGCTGGCGCAATAAGGGATATTCTACTCACATTAGGAGGGCATAACTTGAATTGGAAAAACAAGTGTAAAACGGCGTTTTATCTAATTGTACTGACCGCATTGGCCACATTGACCTCAGGTTTTGCAGTTGCCAACGAACGACCCCTAACCGTGGTCTCCTGGGGCGGATCTTATGCACGCGCCTGCGTCAAAGGCTACCACGAGGCATTTACCGCTGAAACAGGCATTAAAATCAACCTCGAAGACTACAACGGTGGGCTGGCACAAATCCGCGCACAGGTCGAGTCGGGCAATGTTCATTGGGACGTCGTCGATATGGAAATCCCCGACATGGTGCGGGGCTGTGACGAGGGCCTACTCGAACCCATCCCGGTCAACGCGCTGCCAGCAGGAGCCGATGGAACGCCTGCAGCACAGGATTTTCCGCTCGGGACGATGACGGACTGCGGTCCGGCAACGATATTTTACTCCACCGTATATGCGTACAACGAAAAGAATATCCCGGGTGAAAAACCCACCACAATGGCCGACTTCTTTGACCTCGAAAAATTCCCCGGACGCAGAGGCATGCGCCGCACGCCTCTGGTGAACCTGGAATTCGCGCTAATTGCCGACGGCGTACCGCTCAACAAGGTATATCCCACCCTCAATACCCCCGAAGGTGTAGATCGTGCCTTTCGCAAGTTAGACACCATCAAAGACCACATCGTATGGTGGGAAGCCGGGGCGCAGCCACCGCAGATGCTCGCCGATGGCGAGGTCGTGATGTCCACAGCCTACAACGGACGCATCTTCAATGCTCAGGTATTGGAAGATCAGCCCTTTGTCATCGTATGGGACGGACAAATACTGGACACAGGCGGACTTGTCATTGTCGCGGGAACGAAGAACCTCGAAGCCGCAAAGAAATTTCTCAATTTCGCCGCAACAGCGAAAGCCATAGCTGGCGTCGGCCGTTACATCGCCTACAGCCCCACGCGCATCTCTGCGGAGGCACTGATATCGACACACGCCGAGAAAGGCGTGGAAATGAACCCCCACATGCCCAACAGCCCGCAAAATTCCAAGCGCGCCCTGCGAAACTCCTGGGAATGGTGGAGCGATCACATCGACGAGATGAACGAGCGATTCAGTGCTTGGTTGGCTCAGTGAGAAAGTATCGTAATGCCCATCTGAGTAATACAACTGAAATGACCGGGTAAAATTATGCAAAATCCGAGTCCCAGCACACGGCGGGCAGATAGACGCAAGTTGCCCATCGGCATTCAGACCTTTCGCAAGATGCGAGAGGAGAATTGCTATTACGTTGACAAAACCGCTTATATTCAGCGGTTGGTAGATGAAGGCACGCATTACTTTTTATCGCGTCCTCGCCGCTTTGGCAAAAGCCTCTTTCTCGACACCTTAAAAGAACTGTTCGAAGGCAACGAGTCACTATTTGAAGGACTTCACATTCACGACCACTGGGACTGGTCGGTCCACCATCCGGTAATTCGCTTGAGCTTTGGCAGTGGCAACTTCAAAGAGCCGGGCTATCTGCAAACAAATCTCATGGCACAACTGGACGCTGTCCAACGTAGGGAGGCCGTGAAGTCCGAATACGCCACCGCACCCGAGCGTTTCGCCCATCTGATTGAGGCATTGCACGAGCGGGTCGGGCAACCTGTGGTCGTTCTGGTAGATGAATACGACAAGCCGATTCTCGATGCTCTGGATGTACCGGAGATTGCGCGTGCCAACCGCGACTTTTTGCGCGGCCTGTACGCAACCATCAAGGACAGCGACGCGCACGTCCGATTCACCTTCCTCACCGGCGTCAGCAAGTTCTCCAAGGTGCATCTGTTCTCAGGCCTCAACAACCTGACTGACATCACCATGGATCCGCGCTACTCAGCGGTATGCGGCTACACCGAAGCAGACCTGGACGCGGTGTTCGCACCAGAACTGCTGGGTCTGGACCGAGATAAAATCCGAGATTGGTACAACGGCTATAGCTGGCTGGGCGAGGAGAAGGTCTATAACCCTTTCGACATCCTTCTGCTCTTCCGACGACGCAGCTTCGAAGCCTATTGGTTCGAGACTGGTACGCCGACATTTCTTATCGAGACCTTGTTCAAACGCCGCGTCAGTTCTCTGGAACTCGACGAGATGATCGGCAGTAGCGACTTGCTATCGACCTTCGATGTCGATGAAATCGCGACCGAGGCCCTGCTGTTTCAAACCGGGTACCTGACCATTACCGGTGAGGAAAGCCTGGGTGGCGAATCCCTGTACCGACTGGGTTATCCCAACCGGGAAGTGCGCCAGAGTCTCAACCGCAGCCTGCTGCGTTACCTGGTAAAAGACCCGTCTCGCCAGATGGCGAACAGCGTCCAACTCTATCGCCTACTGGAAGCGAATGACTTCGAGGGACTCAAGACACTGTTCCACGCATTCTTTGCAAGTATTCCCTACGAATGGTACACAAACAACGACATCGCCAACTACGAGGGCTACTACGCGAGCGTATTTTATTCCTATTTCGCAGCACTGGGGCTTGACATCACGGTAGAAGACAGCAGCAGCCACGGCTGTCTGGACATGGCCGTATTATTCAACGGCAACGTGTACCTGTTCGAATTCAAAGTAGTGGAAATGGCCCCCAAAGGCGCGGCAATGGCGCAATTAAAGGCGCGGCGTTACGCCGACAAATACCACGCCCGGGGCGAGCCAATCCACCTGATCGCGGTAGAGTTCAGCCGTGAGAGCCGTAACATCGCGGCGTTTGAAGTGGCGAGTGCTTGAGCATTAAGAGGATTATCGCCGCATGATTGACCTGCTGGATGACAACTCAGATTGTGCCGCCATTGACCGCGCATTGCGTGAAGATGAGGCTGGGAAAACCATTCCAGGCGAGACCGTGAACGCGATCCTGGATGGTGCTACCCCTCTGAAGGCATGGCGACAATACCGCGAGTTCACGCTGGAGATGCTGGCGGATCGGATAGGCGTCTCAAAGGAACATCTTTTACAGATCGAGAATGGTCAAAAGTCTGGAACAGTAGATATATCCCGCCGACTCTCGACCATTTTAGACGTGGAATTGGAAGATCTGGTTGAATGAAAAATGGACACGACTTCATCCTTTATTGGCAAGGAATACCCGATTTAAGTCGACATGATGAGGGGAGAGAGGGTTTTATTCAGGGTATAACGTAGGTGGTCTACTATGCATGTACTAGAAACCATTGGTGACGAAAGAATTCAAACATATACAGTCAAGAATGTCCGCTGGAAGGGACACTTAAAGAGGCTGTCGTTGGTTTTAGAAGAGCAGGATAATACAGCCCTCAAAGACCAGCAAGCACCAAGATACTTAGACGTTCCTCTATCCGCTTGCGTTAGTGGAGGGGATACCGTTTTTATAGAGGGACAGCGCATATTTGTGCGCTGCAAAAACGGGGACGCTCAGTTGGCACCAGCCTACCTTTGTAGGGAAAAACTGTCTGTAGGCGGTCTTAAAGTTGATACGCTCATCAAAGAGATTACTCAAGCAGATGAGCATCTAAGCTGCATCTCGCTAGCAAAATTCCATTATCGGGATCAGCCAATTTTCGGGAGAACTTCCCGACTCATTGCCAGAACGTTTCATCCAGCTTATCCCAAAGTTTTAGGGTATATTGAACTAGCGACTCCTTTCTACATGAACAAAGCACGGGCGAAATTGCTCAACTTTCCTTTTCGCAACGGAATGGTTTCCTGGGAGGCGTGGGATATGCAAACCACGCGCCAATATATTCATCTCATCGTTCGAATTGCTCGCTTTGTAATCCATCCTGAGTTTCGAGGTTTAGGTCTAGGACAGATACTCACACGGCATGCTGCTCAATTCGCCCGTACACGTTGGCAGGTCGCTGGTCTACTTCCTTACTTCTTAGAGATTTCTGCTGACATGTTGAAGTATGTTCCCTTTGCCGAGCGGGCGGGCATGCACTTTATAGGTGAGACTGAAGGGAATCTAGATCGAGTCGTGAAAGATATGGGATACTTGATGAAAAATGCCGCGCGCGTCCGAAGCAAAGAAATTGTCCTCAAAGAGGCTTGTGGTATAGTAGATAAACAGGTGGCAAATATGGAACGGGCACTCAAGCTACAGAAGGAGCAAGGATGGTCTCGGAATCAGTTGCTGAACAGACTTAAGCGATTATCAGTTGATGATGTGCTCCAGGATTATGATCTGTTCTGGGATATTGTCAGTCTGCCCAAACCAACATATATGCAAGGACTGAATAAACCATCTGACCGGTTTATTAGCCGCCGTGTTGCAGAATTATCTCCCCCAAATGATTGGGAGCCAGTCGTTCTCCCTGTAAAGCCTCTTGATGCTCCTATTCAGGTTGAAAATCTCACGTTAAAGTACATTTCTCATGTTCGTCGGACACGGCAGACGCACGCCATCCAGCAAGCATTTGGGATCTCACCAGAAAATATCAACAATATCGTCGTGCAAGATCTCACACTCAACATTCTACCCAAAGAAGTCGTCCTCATCACTGGTCCATCGGGATCGGGAAAGACAACGCTCCTAAACGCACTCGCGCAACGCAACCTCAACAAAGGATTGAAACAGGAAGGACATATTGCCTATCCTGATAATGTTGTCATGGGGGCCTTTAAGCCGATCCATTCAGAAAAGGCTTTGGTCGAGATATTCAGTGCTAAAGAAAGCATGGGAAGCGTCCAGGATGCCCTCTATCTCATGGGAAGCGTTGGTCTTTCAGATGCCTTCGTGTTTCTCAAACGATTCAGCGAGTTAAGCACGGGGCAACAGTATCGCGCCATGCTTGCCAGTCTTATTGCTCGCTGCGCCAACTTCTGGGTTATCGACGAGTTCTGCGCTAGCCTTGATACGGTCACCGCAAATGTCATTGCTGATCGTCTTCAAAAAATGGCACGGCGGCTCGGTGCCACGCTCGTCGTAGCCGCTCCACACTGCGAGTTATTTCTTCACGCACTTCGACCTGATAAAGTGGTGCTACTCACCAACGCTTGGGAGCATAAAGTAGAGTCTGGTGCATTCTTCATGAGCCAACTCAATCCACCAGACCAGTGGCATAACCGCGTCCGCCAACTTCACTTGAAGGCCGAACCTTTTGCTGCATCTTGCCGGGGTGAAAAAACGCTTACTATCCGAAAAAATTGTCTCTCAATTAATCCGGGCCCGCTCCTGCTTACCTGCGGTAATGAACGCCTTCTCGTAAATGTTGTTTCCGTAGAGCATCTAACACTATCACAACTAACAGAAGATCATGCACATCGGGATGGGTTTCCTAATCTCAATACTTTGCACAATTTCTTGCATGATGCTTATCCATCTTTAACTGAGAAAAGTAGCCTCACAGCAATAGAATTTGAGCGTTTTTGAAATTTGATATCCGAATAACAGCATCGACAATTTGTAGTTGATTAATTCACTACTGCCAAGTTCATTTAGGAACTCTACATATGTAGCAGTAGCAAATGGAGATTTGCATGGATATAGACCAATGGCTCGAAAATATAAGAAGAGCCATCGGCACATTGCCCATACAGGATAACAAAGTTTTTCAAGAACTTTGGAATAACAAACTTCTTCGCTACGGTGGGGAAGATCCCGATCCGCTTGAAATTGACGCTCTCAGTACTGCACTCGCTTGTACTTGTTTAAAAAAACGGAAACCATTCCTTGTTGTATTGCCAGATCGGAATCCAGCCCGTCCTGCTCTTCTCTTTGCAACCGGTTTAATTCTTGATGCTATAAGTAGTGAGAAGGGACAAAAAGTCCAAATCGTACTCTATGCAGGTTCTCACATCGGTATCCGCGATCAGCTTGCCAATGTTTATGCTAGAAAGCTAAGGTTGGATGAGGTTTTCGTTCAAAGTCATGCCTCAAGCCGAAATACTAAAGTCCAGTCCGCGGACGACATAGCGAACTCCCTTCCTCGGGTAGCTACGGTCTATGCTCCCGCTGATCCAAGGATTTTTCTCGATGAATACCGACCGGATTGGATTGCTGTTGACTGCGGAGATAGCAATAATCTCAAGTGGTTAGACGCACTTCTTTCCAGCGCGGTAGAGCGCAATATTCCAATAGTCGGCTGGTGCCAAAATTCTCTCTCAGACACGGTCCAAACATTTTCTGTGCATGGTGCCTATATATTTCGCTGGCCCTCTGTTCAACAACTATCGTCAGCCCAGAATAAGGTTGAGTCGTCTAATGCTCTAATTAGTGCTATTTGTCTTGAAGGACCTGATATAGTGTCTGTCGAAACCCACTTGCAGCAAGCCTACCAAGTACTTCGTACTATAGTTAAACAGAACCCAAAAGGTCGAATGGGGCAAGATGTCCTGAGCATGTCGTGGAAGCAGCTTCGCCTTCTTGAAAGACTCTCCGTTCCTTTAGGTTTTTATGAATCAGAAGCCGAATCCTCTTGGAGACTTCGTACTATCCGGCATGGCCAGGAAACGTTAGGGGCTTTTGCTCAGGCACTACAGGAGGCCACCGGCCTATCTTCATCTCTTACACAATTCACTCGTAAACTTGAGCAAGCAATAACTGAGATTGATCATCATGGCCCGCCACACTGGAACGCCCTAACTGAACTCTGTATTGCGGATGTCGAATCTGATTCAGCACGCTTACTGCTCTTTTCGAGCGATGTTCAGTGTCAATTTTTTGAATTAGGTTTATTGGCTTACTACAATATGTCGATTAACGATCTGGCTACCCTCAACGTGACGTTTCTCAGTGCTCGCGACTTTTATGGTACAGGACGCCGTCCATGGATTGGACATCCAGATCGAGAAGATCTACCCGACCTTCTACGAAATGTACCTCCTGAAGCTTGGCAACTCGTGATTCCTGGCCTTCCAAACCCTCGTCTTCTCGCTCAATTAGAACCTGGATTGCAAGCTGGCGTACAGCTTCAATTTCTGATTTACTCACACCAGCTACCTTCGTTATCGTGGCGATTGAAGCAGTGCATAGAAGCCCTATCTGTGCGAGCCGAAGATGTTATCCATACGCTTTCTGGACTTGGTATCCTAACTGACTCGCTATCTGTGTCCAATATGCCTGCTCCATTGCGTAAGATGGAAAATTCTACTATACGTTTAGAAAACAAAAAGAAAAGGATCTATTCCCAAGTACGATCCCTGCCACCTGCTGTACTGAACCCTGTCGAAGAGATGGCCCGGTTATTTGAGGATGATACTGAATTAGATCAAGATAAAGATGATACCACACTTTTTCTCGACCATAATGAGGATAATAGTGACGAAGACTCACTGCTGGTGGACCATGCTGTGGAGATTATCTTTCAAGGAGGCTGGTATGGTCTCTTTGCCCCAGATGCTAAACTGAACGTAATTATACAAGGTTCTGACAGTAGCCTTGAGCTACGGTATGTAAGTTCCCTACGGTCTGGCAATCATGTATTATTCATTCACGGACAGCGTCGTCAAAATTTGTACGAACTTGTCGTCCAGCGTGTTCATAATCATCCCGCGTTTGCTCTCCATGTGGAATTAGTGAAGCACTGGCAAAGGGATGTCGCTGTTGCCTATCGTCGGTGGTGTCAGGCAGGAGATCGCAGCCGGAATATTACGGATTTACTTGCTGCACTCCAGGCACTAGGCAGTTCTATCGCTGTTTCTCAAACCGTAGAGGGATGGGTACAGGGTCTTCGTCTCTGCCCTAACGATAAAGAAGATCTTCGCCGTCTTGCTGAAGTGCTAAATATGGATTTCGTAATCCAGAACTACCAACTTATATTTAGAGCTGCTGAACGCCTGCGCGGGAAACATCGAAGCTGGGGGAGACAGTTGAATCATTGGCTCTTGCATGGTACGTCCTCGAAATCCGAAGTTGAATTGTTTGATGAAGAACTTGGTTTATCCTTTGGAGATTTGAGAGGATCCTTACTTCATTTACATATATTAACATGGCAAACTGTCCAAATTCCTGTATACCATGGTAATATGGTAGTAATAAAAAAAAAACAGTATTGAGACAACGAAAAATAACAGGTATAAGAAAATGAATAACGACATGCCCCAACAGAACACTGCTTACAATAACTCTGACCATAATTTAGAAGATTCTTTGCTTGCGTACTATCTTGCACATCAGGTTCGTGATCGTGCTTCAGGGCGTACTGAAAATGAATGTCTTGAGAACCGCCCTCAGGACGTTTATTTCATCGGCAATCTTCGCCCTAGTCCGGTAGATGATGCACAAGATAATTTCCTCAGTGAACTCATCAATAAACTGGCTCCGACCTCTTTTGGGGCAGAATTTGAACTATCTCCACAATCGGAGGTCATTACAATACAGGTTGCTCTGAGTTGGGCATGTTATTACCGAGTCTTCCCAACCCTCGATCAACAACGTAGCCGACAGAATCAAGAAGGAGACGCAGAAGACAGAGAAGAGTTTGAGCAGACGGCTTCAAATAAAAATACAATTGATGATATTGTCATAGAGGAAGAGGACCAATCTGTACTAAAGCAACAGCAGGAAGAGGAAAACCGACGCGTTGAGGAAGAATCTCCTGAAGTTACAGAATCAGCTACCGGACGTCGGAGGAGTCGGCGTGTCACAGATTCTCTTTATATCCGATTCCGGAAGATATCCTGCAAGGCATCAGGTTCCGTAATTTTGCGGCGTGATGGAGCATCTGGATGGTCGATTGACAGGTCTGCCCTCCAGGGTGCAGTAGACTTGGAGACACGTCGAGCACAACAAGTTGCTCTCGACGACTCTGAACGTCTTCGTACTAATGACTCTCCGCATACCCAGATTCGTATCCCTGATGAAAGCCTCACGGATGAG
Coding sequences within:
- a CDS encoding ABC transporter substrate-binding protein; translated protein: MNWKNKCKTAFYLIVLTALATLTSGFAVANERPLTVVSWGGSYARACVKGYHEAFTAETGIKINLEDYNGGLAQIRAQVESGNVHWDVVDMEIPDMVRGCDEGLLEPIPVNALPAGADGTPAAQDFPLGTMTDCGPATIFYSTVYAYNEKNIPGEKPTTMADFFDLEKFPGRRGMRRTPLVNLEFALIADGVPLNKVYPTLNTPEGVDRAFRKLDTIKDHIVWWEAGAQPPQMLADGEVVMSTAYNGRIFNAQVLEDQPFVIVWDGQILDTGGLVIVAGTKNLEAAKKFLNFAATAKAIAGVGRYIAYSPTRISAEALISTHAEKGVEMNPHMPNSPQNSKRALRNSWEWWSDHIDEMNERFSAWLAQ
- a CDS encoding AAA family ATPase, with the protein product MQNPSPSTRRADRRKLPIGIQTFRKMREENCYYVDKTAYIQRLVDEGTHYFLSRPRRFGKSLFLDTLKELFEGNESLFEGLHIHDHWDWSVHHPVIRLSFGSGNFKEPGYLQTNLMAQLDAVQRREAVKSEYATAPERFAHLIEALHERVGQPVVVLVDEYDKPILDALDVPEIARANRDFLRGLYATIKDSDAHVRFTFLTGVSKFSKVHLFSGLNNLTDITMDPRYSAVCGYTEADLDAVFAPELLGLDRDKIRDWYNGYSWLGEEKVYNPFDILLLFRRRSFEAYWFETGTPTFLIETLFKRRVSSLELDEMIGSSDLLSTFDVDEIATEALLFQTGYLTITGEESLGGESLYRLGYPNREVRQSLNRSLLRYLVKDPSRQMANSVQLYRLLEANDFEGLKTLFHAFFASIPYEWYTNNDIANYEGYYASVFYSYFAALGLDITVEDSSSHGCLDMAVLFNGNVYLFEFKVVEMAPKGAAMAQLKARRYADKYHARGEPIHLIAVEFSRESRNIAAFEVASA
- a CDS encoding GNAT family N-acetyltransferase — its product is MHVLETIGDERIQTYTVKNVRWKGHLKRLSLVLEEQDNTALKDQQAPRYLDVPLSACVSGGDTVFIEGQRIFVRCKNGDAQLAPAYLCREKLSVGGLKVDTLIKEITQADEHLSCISLAKFHYRDQPIFGRTSRLIARTFHPAYPKVLGYIELATPFYMNKARAKLLNFPFRNGMVSWEAWDMQTTRQYIHLIVRIARFVIHPEFRGLGLGQILTRHAAQFARTRWQVAGLLPYFLEISADMLKYVPFAERAGMHFIGETEGNLDRVVKDMGYLMKNAARVRSKEIVLKEACGIVDKQVANMERALKLQKEQGWSRNQLLNRLKRLSVDDVLQDYDLFWDIVSLPKPTYMQGLNKPSDRFISRRVAELSPPNDWEPVVLPVKPLDAPIQVENLTLKYISHVRRTRQTHAIQQAFGISPENINNIVVQDLTLNILPKEVVLITGPSGSGKTTLLNALAQRNLNKGLKQEGHIAYPDNVVMGAFKPIHSEKALVEIFSAKESMGSVQDALYLMGSVGLSDAFVFLKRFSELSTGQQYRAMLASLIARCANFWVIDEFCASLDTVTANVIADRLQKMARRLGATLVVAAPHCELFLHALRPDKVVLLTNAWEHKVESGAFFMSQLNPPDQWHNRVRQLHLKAEPFAASCRGEKTLTIRKNCLSINPGPLLLTCGNERLLVNVVSVEHLTLSQLTEDHAHRDGFPNLNTLHNFLHDAYPSLTEKSSLTAIEFERF
- a CDS encoding helix-turn-helix transcriptional regulator, translating into MIDLLDDNSDCAAIDRALREDEAGKTIPGETVNAILDGATPLKAWRQYREFTLEMLADRIGVSKEHLLQIENGQKSGTVDISRRLSTILDVELEDLVE